In Brachybacterium fresconis, the genomic stretch ACTGTTCGGGTCCGTCGCCTCTGCGCCGACGATCTCCCGCACACTCACTACCTTGGCCCAGGACGCCCCGGCGGTGGTCGAGGCGATCTCGAGGGCTCGCCGTGCCGCGCGCGAACGAGCCTGGACCATGGCCGGTGACCACGCCCCTGGCCACGGGGTCAGCGCGAAGAACCCGCTGGTCATCGACCTTGATGCCACACTGATCAACGTTCACAGTGAGAAGGAGCAGGCCTCACCGACGTTCAAACGCGGGTTCGGCTATCACCCTCTATGCGCGTTCCTCGATCACGGACAGGCCGGCACCGGGGAACCCCTCGCCATCGCCCTGCGCCCGGGCAACGCGGGATCGAACACCGCCGCCGATCACATCGCCGTCACGCGCGAGGCTCTCGCCCAGCTCCCGCCAGCCCTGCTGGGCCGGGGCGGGCGGGGGTCGAAGAAGATCCTGATCCGCACCGACGGAGCCGGCGGCACCAAGGACTACATCCAGTGGCTGACCACGCGGCGTCTGGCCTACTCGGTCGGGTTCACCCTCCCCGCACATACTCCTGACCTGCTGAAACGAGTTGACGAAGCAGACGCGTGGACGCCGGCCTATGACAGCGACGATGACGGGATTCGAGACGGGGCCTGGGTCGCAGACCTCACCGGGCTGCTGGACCTCGCAGGCTGGCCCGACGGGATGCGCGTCATCGTGCGGAAAGAACGACCGCACCCCGGGGCACAGCTGCGAATCACTGACCACGACGGGATGCGGATCACCGCGTTCGCGACCAACACCAGCCGCGGACAGCTCCCCGTTCTCGAGCTGCGTCACCGTCGCCGCGCGCGCTGCGAGGACCGGATTCGCAACGCGAAGGACATGGGCCTTGAGAAGTTCCCGCTGCAGGGATTCGCGCAGAACCAGATCTGGTGCCAGATCGTCCAGCTCGCCTCTGAGCTTGTCGCCTGGATGCAGACCATCGCCTTCACCAGCGGCGACGCAAGGAGATGG encodes the following:
- a CDS encoding IS1380 family transposase; amino-acid sequence: MSQPTLFFYPRPRVDIAEVPAVSQAGAVLLTDTLHATGLAASLREALGPWTKPLAEHHAAKVLLDLAMTLAIGGEVARDTDLLRCEPGLFGSVASAPTISRTLTTLAQDAPAVVEAISRARRAARERAWTMAGDHAPGHGVSAKNPLVIDLDATLINVHSEKEQASPTFKRGFGYHPLCAFLDHGQAGTGEPLAIALRPGNAGSNTAADHIAVTREALAQLPPALLGRGGRGSKKILIRTDGAGGTKDYIQWLTTRRLAYSVGFTLPAHTPDLLKRVDEADAWTPAYDSDDDGIRDGAWVADLTGLLDLAGWPDGMRVIVRKERPHPGAQLRITDHDGMRITAFATNTSRGQLPVLELRHRRRARCEDRIRNAKDMGLEKFPLQGFAQNQIWCQIVQLASELVAWMQTIAFTSGDARRWEPKRLRARLFEIPATLVRRCRHKVLHLARHAPEASTVLTGVNRLRTAVAQT